AGAAGTCCCTCCTCGTACTGAAGCCCAAAGATTCCAACGTCAGGAAGGTTTGACCATGGAAGTGTTCCAAAGGAGCCGTCGTTTCTTCTGGTCATACTCTCCGCAGTCTGCTCGTGAGGCGTCGGATTCAGTGGTCAGGAATTTTCTGCTCCACGTCTTCCCAGCCTACGTCACAAAGAAAACCCTGAGTCTTGCCACGACCTTCTGGTTGGGGACTATCACGTGGGTCCTGTTTATGATCCTGACGATCACCGGAGTGATCCTCATGTTCGTGTACGTTCCCTCTGTTGAACGGGCGTATCAGAGCATGAAAGACATTGAATTTGTGGTCAGCTATGGATCGATCCTCCGATCTATGCATCGAATGGCTGCTCACGGTATGGTGGCTCTTGCATTCTTACACATGATCAGGATCTGGTACACCAAGGCGTACAGCGGTCCCCGAAAACATGGAAGCAAAAGGGAGATTAACTGGCTGATCGGTCTTATTCTTTTCGTGCTCACCCTGGCATTGTCCTACACAGGGTATCTCCTTCCCTGGGACCAATTGGCGTACTGGGCGCTTGTCATCGGGGCCAACGTCGCGAAGAGCGCTCCTCTCGTGGGCGACAAGATGCGCGAAATCCTCATTGGAGGAACCGAAATCGGCCAAAATACCCTCATCCGATTCTACATTCTCCACTGCGTGGCCCTGCCAATTCTCCTCGTCGTCGTGGGGGCTTATCATATGTGGCGCCTTAGAAGAGATGGAGGGTTGGCAGTCACCGATCGTTTGACCCTGCTCCACGATGCCCAGGGAGAAGAATTGAAGCCGAGTCCCACCAAGACGTACACCTTGCTCGGCATCAAGGAAGGAACGACACTTTCGGTGCGAAGCAGCGCCCTGCCGGATTCTCTGCTGGCCCGAGCTAATCCGGAGTTGACCACACGGCTTCTCATTGTGATTTTGCTAACCCATGTGGTGGTCTTGGGTGTTTCACTATACGTCACGGCCCCGCTGGAGGCGCCTGCCAATCCGTTGGCTCCTCCGAATCCCGCGAAGGCTCCCTGGTATTTCCTTTGGCTGCAAGAACTCATAGCGGACACTACCCTAAAAGTCGGCAACTACGTGATAAACGGGGGCTTCGTAGGAGGAATCCTGATCCCTACGATTGCACTGGTTGTTCTCGCAGTCTGGCCCTTCTTGGACAGGAGTCCGGACGCTGCCATCGGCGTGTGGTTCCACCGGTCCAGGTGGGTGCAAAACGCGATCTTCACTATAGCCGTTATCGCTATCATCGGGCTCATCATCGTGGCTGCGTACCTCAGGGGGCCATTCTGGAACCTCTATTGGTTCGGCGAACCATGGCCGCAGGTCCCCAAATTGTACTGAAATGAGGAACCATGAGAGAACTGCCTTTATATTCTTCCCGCAAGCTTCAGTTGATTGTCTTGATACTGGTTGTGGCCCTCGCAGTACTGGTAGCGCTTCTGATTCGCACCGACTTCATCCAGGGCTGGCGGACCCATCAGGCGAAATTCAAGAGTGTCATAGCGGAAAAATTCGGGCCGGAGAAAGCGGCCGAAGTAGAGACAGGGATTCTCCAAATCTGGGTCCCTGATCTGGAGACTGCTGACCGATGCATCACCTGTCATATGGGAGTGACGTGGAAGGGACTTGAAGACCAATACATACCGTATTCCAGTCACTCACGCCCTGAACTGATGAAGAAACATCCGATTAACAAGTTCGGATGTACAACCTGTCATGGCGGCCAGGGCTATGCTACCGACATGAAGGAAGCGCATGGCTGGGTGGAACATTGGGAGGATCCGAGACCCGATCTTCAGTTGGCCGAGAGCTATTTGCTCAAAGACACCAGCGGATTCATCCAGATGAAGTGCAACTACTGCCACCGGTACGAAGAGAAGGTTCCCGGTATGGAGTTTATCGACCACGCGAAAGAGCTCGTGAAGAAGAAAGGGTGTAAGGCCTGCCATGTAATCAGTGGCACTGGTGGGAACATCGGACCGGATCTCACGTACGAAGGTGACAAAGGTAGAGAAGAATACGATTTTTCCTCCGGGGCCGTCAGCTCTCCTACTATCTTCAACTGGCACATGACCCATTACAAAAATCCGAAAACAGTAGTACCAACGTCGATCATGCCTGAATTCCAGTTTTCGACTCAGGATCTCCAGTCTCTGACCCTTTTGACCCTGAGCTGGAAGAAGAAGAAACTTGCAACACACTATTTACCCCACGTGAAAGCTATTCCTGAGAGAGCACCGGAGGATCTGGCCAAAGAGGAAGCGATGCTCAAGGGCGCGGGAGCCTTTTTCGTGAAAAAAAGATGTTTCATCTGCCACTCAATTTCAAGCCTCGACGTCGATTCCCCAACCAATATCGGTCCTGATTTGGCACTGGCGGTCAAGAATGTCCCTAAGAAGCACCTTATGGAAGTTGATAAATTCCTCTTTGAACCCAAAGGGACTATGGCAGTGATTCTCGCTACCCCTCAGTACAGTTTGACCGACGAAGAGAAGAAACAGGCGACGACACTCCTGAAGGAGGCCTTCGACAAGGCTCCCGAGGAAGTCAAGAAGTGAAGATAAACCGGGATATGTCAGATATCGGATTGAGCTGGCGACCTGTCGTCCGACTCTAGTCTGTGGGAAAAGGAGGTGGAAGGAGAATATTCTGCCGAGGTTTGAGCAACACCGGTATTGGTATCCATCCAAGGCGGACCTTAGGACACTTTGGCAGGGAGTCTGAGGGATTCGACTTGGTAGTGGATGATGTGAACCATGAGACTCTGGAGGTAACACAAAATGAATTGGAAGAGGATGATTTTCTTCGTGGGCCTTGGGATTGCGGCTCTGGCCATGATCGGCCTGACGAGCGATCCCGCATGCGCCCAGCAGCGTCGTGAAAGAGTAAAAGAAGGCGCTCCGGCGAAAGCCGACATAGGGGAGAACGCCCTAAAGGTGTACGTGCCACCGGGAGACCTGGATGAATACTATGCATTCTTGTCAGGAGGTCACAGCGGTCAGCTTTACGTTTTCGGGCTGCCTTCCATGCGTCACATACGAACGATCCCCGTCTTCACCCCGTATCCCGCCACGGGTTACGGTTACGACGATGAGTCGAAAAAGATGTTGGGTGGACTCACCTGGGGTGACACTCATCACCCGGGTCTCTCCGAGACTAAGGGCGAATATGACGGGCGATGGCTGTTCATCAATGACAACGCTCATGGGCGGGTCGCTCGCATCGATTTGAGAGACTTCAAAACCAAACAGATATTCGGCCCTATCCCCAATCTGGCTGGAAATCATGCGTCCGTGTACCTGACCTGGAATACAGAGTACCTCTTTGGGGCAACTCGGTTCTCGATTCCGATTCCCAAAGGGACCGCGGCAGACGTGAAAGATTACAAGGAGAAATATAAGGGAGTCATCTCGGCCATCGCGGTGGATCCCAAGGACGGCACCATGAGCCTTGGCTGGCAGATCGTGATGCCGCCCTGGAATTACGACGTGGCCGATGCCGGCAAGCTCGTCTCCGGTGATTGGTGGTTTGTGACAACGTACAACACCGAAGCCGAATTCATTGACGGCAAACCGCTTGAGATCACCGCGTCGCAAAGAGACAAAGATTATATCATAGCCGTCAACTGGAAGGGAGTGGAAGGCGAAATAAAAAAGGGCAATTTCACGGAGATCGACGGAGCAAAGGTCTTTGATCCCGTCAAGACCCCAGGGTTCGTGTTCGCCGTGCCTTGTGCCAAGTCTCCCCACGGAGTGGACGTTTCGCCTGACGGCAAATGGTTCATTGGAAACGGCAAGCTGTCCCCAACGGTGTCCATCTTCAGTTTCGAAAAACTCCAGAAGGCCATCCAAGAGAAAAACTTCGCTCAGCACGATATGGGAATTCCTGTGGTGAAGTTCGAGGCGGTGACCGAAGCAGACATCCCCGTCGGCCTTGGTCCGCTCCACACAGTATTTGACGACAAGGGTTTCGCATACACATCGCTCTTCGTCGAAAGCGCAGTTGCCAAATGGCAATGGGGTGGCGGCGGACGTGAATGGAAGATGGTGGACAAGATTCCTATCCAGTACAACATCGGCCATATCGCTTCCTGTGAAGGCGACACGGTCTCGCCAAAGGGCAAGTGGGTGTTCGCACTTAACAAGCTCTCCAAGGGCACCCATCTTCCCGTAGGACCGGATCAGCCGGAGAGCGGCCAACTGATTGACATCAGCGGCCCTAAGATGAAGCTGATAGCTCAAGCCTTTCCTGAGCCTGAACCTCACTATGCCCAGATTATCAAAACCGACAAGATCAAGAACGTCATCGAGGTGTACGCCAAGGCGGAAAATAAGAACCCGAACGCTGTCTGGGACCCGAAGGATGCCAAGGTTGTGCGTGAAGGAAATACCGTGAAGGTGTGGATGACGCAGATCAGATCCTCCCTCATGCCGAACGTTGTTCGCTGTAATGAAGGAGACAAAGTAATTATGCACGTCACCAACATCGAAGAGATGCGGGATGAACTGCATGGGTTCGGGATCTGCGGATATGACATCAACGGTGTGCCTTCGCCCGGCGAGACACTCTCCTATGAGTTCATCGCAGACAAACCCGGCGTGTGGCCATACTACTGCACAAACTTCTGCTCGGCTCTCCACCAGGAGATGCAAGGCTATCTGATCGTGAATCCAAAAAAATAGCGATATACGGAGATGATCATGAAACCAGTGGCTGTTGCACGGTTCTTGATTCTGGTCGCGGCTGCGGCGCTCATTATCGTCAGCATGCGTTACCCCATGTGGTACATGTATCTCGATTCCAATAATTTTCCCAATGGCATCGGGATGTCGGTCTGGGCTACTCATCCGGGCGATCCGGAAGACATTGCCCAGTTGGACGGTGGCCTCAAGGAGGTTAACGTTCTCAATCATTTCATTGGAATGAAAGAGATCTCCAAAGAGACCATGCTGATCTTCACTGTCCTGCCCGTCGTGCTGGTGATAGCAGCGATTGCCTGTGTTGCTGCCGCATTGTTTCGGAGGAAGTGGACCAGTCTTGCGGTAGTCATTCTCTTCGCAGCTATCTCTGTTGGCGGAGTGATTGTACTGGTCTATAGTCTCTATTCCTTTGGACACCATCTGGACCCAACAGCCGCTATCAAGATTGACCCCTTCATGCCCGGCATTTACGGAGAGCACCAGTTGGCCCAGTTCACCACCTATTCAAACTTCTACTGGGGGACCTATCTTCTGGTAATCGCGTTCCTTCTCATACTGGCGGCTTGGGTCATCGACATCATTTCCTTTCGCCGCGAGCGTGAAGGGCTCACTGCCCCACCTGGGGAGTGAAAGGAAACACCATGAAAAAGCTTAAGGCTGCAAAATCCGTTCTCGGAATGATTACGGCGTTAATTTTCGTTTTAGTGGCTGGTTCGGTCTGTGCTCAGGAACAGGCCATAAAGATGGAAGACCTCGAAAAACTCGCTAAGGAAGCTCTCGCGAATGCAGAAGGCACCAGGAAGATCGTCGCAGGCGTGATTGAAAAAGTGGAAAAGGAGATGCCCAAAGACGCAAGCAGTCTCCTTAAGGGCGAAGTCGACGGCGCCAAAATGTGGTTCAAGAAAGGCGATGATCTGCTGGCCAAATGTAAGAAACAGATCGAAGAGAAGAAGTTCACGAAAGAACTTGTTATCGATCTCAACCAGGCCTGGCGATGGCTGGTAGAGGCCGGATCGGAAATCGTAAGGGCGTCCATGATGGAATAGCCCATCTAGTATCCATTCAGTTATTCGTGGGTAAAATCCCCCCTGCCCCCCTTTAAAAAAGGGGGGTAAAGAAGCAACTTGCAATTCCCCCCTTAATAAAGGGGGGTTAGGAGGGATTTATAATGTCGGAGGGACCCTGATGCAGGGAAGGTACTCTCTACCCCCTGTAACTAAATAGCTACCTCATCTATCAACAAGCCCTCACTTTCCTTCTCCCGGTTAGCTCGCCGGGAGAAGGCCTACCTGGGCGGGAGCGAACCGGATGCGAGGAGGATACAACTATTCGGGACTCATGAGAGGGTTTGTCATTGCTGCGGTGACTGCTTTTGTCGCGATAGTGGTCTCGCCGCTCTGGGCTGCTGTCATTACTGTCGGCAGACCCGCTGACGGAGAGAGCTTCGACTCCATTCAAGAAGCCCTCGACAAGGCGTCGCCGGGCGACGAGATCCGCGTATATCCCGGTATCTACCACGGTAACATCCAAATCAGAACAAATGGCATCGTCATGGAAGGAATCGACCGGCCGGTGATCCAGGGTGAGAAGACCGGCAACGCCGTCACGCTGGAGGCGGACGGTGTGACCTTCAAAGGCTTCTTGATTCGCGGGGGAGGTCGGGATCTCCTCAAGGACGATGCCGGCATCAAGTTCGTGAAAGCGAAAGAATGCCTCGTAACTGAAAACCGGTTGGAAGACAACCTTTATGGAATGTATCTGTCACAGGCCGAGAAGTGTGTGATCACTCATAATGTCATACGAGGAAGGACCTACGATTTTCAAGAAGACCGAGGCAACGGAATCCACACCTGGGATTCACCCTTCAACAGGATCGAGCACAACGATATCGCCGACGCACGTGACGGCTTTTACATTTCGTTCTCACACTTTTGCACGATTGATCATAACAAGGTTCACAGGACACGCTACGGGCTTCATTACATGTATTCAAACAACAACTCGTTTTCATACAACACACTCATCGACAATGTGGCTGGAGCCGCCGTAATGTATGCGAAGGGATTCAAATTTTCCGGGAACGTGTTCGCTCATAACCGCGGGTTCAGGGCGTATGGTGTCCTGTGGCAGGATGTAAGGCATTCGGACTGCTTCGATAATCTCGTATTTGACAACACGATCGGTTTCTACTTCGATCAAGCCGGGATGTCCAAAGTACACAATAACCTGGTCATATCCAACGACGTTGCCAGTGTCATCCTGGAGAACTCGGAGGATAACGTCATCTTCGAGAACAACTTCGTCAACAACCTTTCTCTCTTAAGATTACGAGGCGCAACTCAGGCAGGTCGAAACAACGTCTTTTATAAAGACGGCAAAGGAAACTATTGGAGCGACTATCGGGGATATGATCTCGACGGGGATGGTGTCGGGGACCGATCGTACAAGCTGGAAGGGATTTTCGATGCTTTGGAAGCTGACATACCAGAGCTTCGGTTATTCTTGTTCAGCCCGTTGACTGCCGCCCTGGAGTTGGCAGAGAGGGCATTCCCTATCATCGAAGTCACAGTTACGGCCGAAGACAAATTCCCTCTCATGAAACCTGTCAAGATCGGTGGACCGCCTCCCGAAGCCATCGCCAAGAGCCGCGTGGGGAGTGCTGAAGCATTCGAACGTGTCTTTGTCGGCCTATTTTCGTCGGTTCTTCTCGGCGTTTGTCTCCTGATGGCAAAGAAAGGACGTGCTGTCGGATGATCACGTTACGCAACCTCCAGAAGAGATTTGGCCCCGTCAAAGCCCTGGACGGTCTCGAATTCGATTGTGACGCTGGAGAAATCGTTGCGTTGGTAGGACCCAATGGCAGCGGTAAATCGACAGCACTGAGGATACTTGCGGGCATTATGGGAGCCAGCGGCGGAGAAGCGCGGATTGGGTCGGATAAGATAGACATGTCATCGGTCAGATTACGCAACAGGTTATCTTATCTGCCACAGCGGATCGAGTTCCCGCGTCAGATTACGGCGAAAGAAGTGCTTACCTTTTTTGCCGGGATCAGGCAGATTTCCGCAGAAAGAGTCGCTCAGTCCATATCCAGGTTCGGATTTCATGGATTCGAGAAGAAGAAGGTTGGAGAGCTCTCTGGCGGTATGCTACAGAGACTGGCCCTTGCCGTGGTGTTCCTCCCTTGTGCTGATGCGTATGTGTTGGACGAACCTACGAACAATCTGGATGCCGAGGGCCTTGCACGCTTCCGAGAACAGACAACCGAAGCCGCAGGCCGCGGGGCATCGGTGATCATGTCAACGCATATTTTAAGAGAGGTCGAACACTTGGCGCACAGAATAGTCGTCATGGCGAACGGGAAGAATTTGTTCACTAAAAGAATTGAACAGTTCTCCAGTGACCTTAGCCAATCCCGGAAGATGTGGCTCACCATAGACAATCTCTCTGAAGCCCATCGGTCCATTGCACTTCAGTCAGGTGCAGAAAAGGTGGTGATGAATTGCAACACCATAACCGTGGAATGTGGGCAAACACTCAGAATTCCCATTCTGAACTCCCTTTTTCAGGCAGGAGCAGCGATAAGGCAGTTCGGGCTGTGCGAGCCTTCCCTTGAAGACATGTACAAGCAAGTCCTGGAGTCTGAGAAGATGGATTCGCATGATCAAGGCTCGTCCTTGCAGCGATTGTCATCTTGCTAACGCAAGGAACCTCTGCATTCCCTGGAGGAATGTGCATCATGCGTAGACTGGTACTGCTCACAATGATATTACTCTTGTGCGGCTCTTCCCCAGCTCTTCCAGGGAACACGGCTAAGGCAGTGAAGATTGTGTTTTTGTCGGCATTCACCGCCGAGGACTCTGTAACGGCAGGTTTGCCCAGACAGGGAGCCGAAACTGCCCTCAAGGATATTAATCCACCCAACGGAACAGGTATATCCGGTAGAATCATCCAAGGCATCTTCGTGCACCTCGATACTGCACAGGAGATACCTACACCGACTTTTGAAGCACTGGCGTCCGGGAAGGATGTTGATCTGATTGTTGCCTTTCTGTCCGAGGATTTCGCCACCGAGGTATCCGGCCTTGCTAAACGGCTGGGGGTTCCCTTGATAATCACCAACTGCCTCAGCAGAGAACTTGCACTGGGGAAATCCAACCGTTACACGTTCAATATCGGATGGAATTCCTGCCAGATTGCGAAGTCGGCGGCCATCACCGCGGCCAATACGGGAAAGAAAAAGTGGACAAGCGTGACTCCCTACAAAGGTACCGGCAGAGAAGTCTGGGATCTTTTCAAGGAATTTATCAAGAGGATATCGCCCACCACCGAAGTCGCCAATGACGACGAAGTCGCATTCATTGAACGCGGCGCAACCGACTGGTCAGGGGCCATATCGCATGTTGCGAAATCAGGAGCGGAGGGTATATTGGTGACCCTTCGGGGAAGCGATCTGACAAGTTTTCTTTCGCGAGCCACCGACATCGGGCTGTTTGGTGAACGTCGCGAAATCGTCATTCCCTTCGGAGGATCCATAGCCGTTCTTGCATCTGCAAGAGCACGCATGCCTGTGGGGGCAAGAATCGGTGCGCCATACTGGTACGAAGCCAAGCCCACGTCCATTAACCAGCAGTTTGTCGAGACTTACATCCAGGAGTTCGGATTTCCTCCGTCGTATGAGGCAGAAAGAGCATACGCCGCTGTTCGGCTTTACCAGATGGCCGTGACCAAGGTCGGCGGTACGGACAAGGAGGGCATCGTTAATGCGCTGAAGACAATCTCGACGGAGGATGATTCTTTGCCCGCTGGCGCTTTTAGCATGAGACCGGAAGATCATCAAGGCATTTTCAACATCGTATGGGGACGCATGTCCCGGCACATGCGAGCCATCGGCCCTAGGAATCGTCATGTCATGCGGTCGCTGGAGGACATTCGGGTTCTGTCACCCAGCGATTTGGCTCTACCCACTGGCGACTGTAGGGGTAAGTAGATTGTCATGTGTAACGTTTAGCCGAATCGGTTGTTCAATCGCTGCAGGAAACGGCGTAGTGCAGTGGTGGGGTCAAAATGAACTTGGCAGAGAGAATTCCCGGATGAAGTACAAGTGTAAAGAGATGCTGATCTTGCTCTGTGTGGGTATGGCTTTTGTATCGTGCGGCGGCACAGACCCGGTTCCGGTGGAAATCTATCCTGAAGAGGACGTTTGTGAAACATGCCGCATGCTGATCACGGATCAACGATTTGCGTCTGAGTGCCTCATGAAGAAAGGGCGGGCCAAGAAATTTGACGATGTCATCTGCATGATCCGCTATTTCGACATGGCAGCGACTCTCGGGATTGCCAAGAGAGAAGATGTCAGAGCCTATTTTGTCAAGGATTATGACTCCAAAGAGTGGGTCGACGCAAGGAAAGCTCATTTCGTGAAAGCAAATGTAGTCACAGTTATGGGATACGGAGTCGTGGCGTTCAAGAATTCGGATCGCGCGGCTCAATTCGCTAGGGACTTTTCCGGACAGCTCCTCACGTTCGATGGACTCTGGGAAATCTATAAAAGGCCGAATGCCGAGAAAGAGATCACCATCAAGGATGGAGTTATGAATCCGGACGTGGTTACCGTGAAGTTTGGAGATCTGGTGGAAATACGGCTGAATGTAGAAGATGACAAATCCTACCGAATCGCTGTGAAGGGTTACGACAATGAAGGAGTCTTCCCCATTGCCTCAAAGGGACACCCGGCTTTCCTGAGACTCAACGCGGTGCGGCCGGGCGCGGACTTTGCGTTCATCGAAATGGAATCAGGCGGCATACTCGGAAAATTCCGAGTCGAGGGCGCCCATTTTCAGGAGGAGTTGAAGAGAAAGTGAGCACACGATGAAGACCCGAGCCATCGCTGAAATAGCAAAACTTGAGTTCCGAATCCAAGTCAGAGGCCGATGGATGCTGGGTTTTGGCGTTCTATTCGCGGCACTCGTCTCCGGAGTCTCCTATTATGGCTTGACTTTCCTGGGTTACGAGGCAAAGTTCCAGGATTTTTATCGCACCACAGCGACTATGCTCAATCTCGTGATGATCATTGTGCCTGTTGTGGCGCTTGTGGCTGGTGGACAAAGTCTCTGTGGGGACCCGGGTTACTTCGAATTCCTGGCGTCACAACCTCTGGG
The sequence above is a segment of the Desulfomonile tiedjei DSM 6799 genome. Coding sequences within it:
- a CDS encoding cytochrome b N-terminal domain-containing protein produces the protein MEVFQRSRRFFWSYSPQSAREASDSVVRNFLLHVFPAYVTKKTLSLATTFWLGTITWVLFMILTITGVILMFVYVPSVERAYQSMKDIEFVVSYGSILRSMHRMAAHGMVALAFLHMIRIWYTKAYSGPRKHGSKREINWLIGLILFVLTLALSYTGYLLPWDQLAYWALVIGANVAKSAPLVGDKMREILIGGTEIGQNTLIRFYILHCVALPILLVVVGAYHMWRLRRDGGLAVTDRLTLLHDAQGEELKPSPTKTYTLLGIKEGTTLSVRSSALPDSLLARANPELTTRLLIVILLTHVVVLGVSLYVTAPLEAPANPLAPPNPAKAPWYFLWLQELIADTTLKVGNYVINGGFVGGILIPTIALVVLAVWPFLDRSPDAAIGVWFHRSRWVQNAIFTIAVIAIIGLIIVAAYLRGPFWNLYWFGEPWPQVPKLY
- a CDS encoding c-type cytochrome translates to MRELPLYSSRKLQLIVLILVVALAVLVALLIRTDFIQGWRTHQAKFKSVIAEKFGPEKAAEVETGILQIWVPDLETADRCITCHMGVTWKGLEDQYIPYSSHSRPELMKKHPINKFGCTTCHGGQGYATDMKEAHGWVEHWEDPRPDLQLAESYLLKDTSGFIQMKCNYCHRYEEKVPGMEFIDHAKELVKKKGCKACHVISGTGGNIGPDLTYEGDKGREEYDFSSGAVSSPTIFNWHMTHYKNPKTVVPTSIMPEFQFSTQDLQSLTLLTLSWKKKKLATHYLPHVKAIPERAPEDLAKEEAMLKGAGAFFVKKRCFICHSISSLDVDSPTNIGPDLALAVKNVPKKHLMEVDKFLFEPKGTMAVILATPQYSLTDEEKKQATTLLKEAFDKAPEEVKK
- the nosZ gene encoding Sec-dependent nitrous-oxide reductase: MNWKRMIFFVGLGIAALAMIGLTSDPACAQQRRERVKEGAPAKADIGENALKVYVPPGDLDEYYAFLSGGHSGQLYVFGLPSMRHIRTIPVFTPYPATGYGYDDESKKMLGGLTWGDTHHPGLSETKGEYDGRWLFINDNAHGRVARIDLRDFKTKQIFGPIPNLAGNHASVYLTWNTEYLFGATRFSIPIPKGTAADVKDYKEKYKGVISAIAVDPKDGTMSLGWQIVMPPWNYDVADAGKLVSGDWWFVTTYNTEAEFIDGKPLEITASQRDKDYIIAVNWKGVEGEIKKGNFTEIDGAKVFDPVKTPGFVFAVPCAKSPHGVDVSPDGKWFIGNGKLSPTVSIFSFEKLQKAIQEKNFAQHDMGIPVVKFEAVTEADIPVGLGPLHTVFDDKGFAYTSLFVESAVAKWQWGGGGREWKMVDKIPIQYNIGHIASCEGDTVSPKGKWVFALNKLSKGTHLPVGPDQPESGQLIDISGPKMKLIAQAFPEPEPHYAQIIKTDKIKNVIEVYAKAENKNPNAVWDPKDAKVVREGNTVKVWMTQIRSSLMPNVVRCNEGDKVIMHVTNIEEMRDELHGFGICGYDINGVPSPGETLSYEFIADKPGVWPYYCTNFCSALHQEMQGYLIVNPKK
- the nosD gene encoding nitrous oxide reductase family maturation protein NosD, whose protein sequence is MRGGYNYSGLMRGFVIAAVTAFVAIVVSPLWAAVITVGRPADGESFDSIQEALDKASPGDEIRVYPGIYHGNIQIRTNGIVMEGIDRPVIQGEKTGNAVTLEADGVTFKGFLIRGGGRDLLKDDAGIKFVKAKECLVTENRLEDNLYGMYLSQAEKCVITHNVIRGRTYDFQEDRGNGIHTWDSPFNRIEHNDIADARDGFYISFSHFCTIDHNKVHRTRYGLHYMYSNNNSFSYNTLIDNVAGAAVMYAKGFKFSGNVFAHNRGFRAYGVLWQDVRHSDCFDNLVFDNTIGFYFDQAGMSKVHNNLVISNDVASVILENSEDNVIFENNFVNNLSLLRLRGATQAGRNNVFYKDGKGNYWSDYRGYDLDGDGVGDRSYKLEGIFDALEADIPELRLFLFSPLTAALELAERAFPIIEVTVTAEDKFPLMKPVKIGGPPPEAIAKSRVGSAEAFERVFVGLFSSVLLGVCLLMAKKGRAVG
- a CDS encoding ABC transporter ATP-binding protein, yielding MITLRNLQKRFGPVKALDGLEFDCDAGEIVALVGPNGSGKSTALRILAGIMGASGGEARIGSDKIDMSSVRLRNRLSYLPQRIEFPRQITAKEVLTFFAGIRQISAERVAQSISRFGFHGFEKKKVGELSGGMLQRLALAVVFLPCADAYVLDEPTNNLDAEGLARFREQTTEAAGRGASVIMSTHILREVEHLAHRIVVMANGKNLFTKRIEQFSSDLSQSRKMWLTIDNLSEAHRSIALQSGAEKVVMNCNTITVECGQTLRIPILNSLFQAGAAIRQFGLCEPSLEDMYKQVLESEKMDSHDQGSSLQRLSSC
- a CDS encoding ABC transporter substrate-binding protein produces the protein MRRLVLLTMILLLCGSSPALPGNTAKAVKIVFLSAFTAEDSVTAGLPRQGAETALKDINPPNGTGISGRIIQGIFVHLDTAQEIPTPTFEALASGKDVDLIVAFLSEDFATEVSGLAKRLGVPLIITNCLSRELALGKSNRYTFNIGWNSCQIAKSAAITAANTGKKKWTSVTPYKGTGREVWDLFKEFIKRISPTTEVANDDEVAFIERGATDWSGAISHVAKSGAEGILVTLRGSDLTSFLSRATDIGLFGERREIVIPFGGSIAVLASARARMPVGARIGAPYWYEAKPTSINQQFVETYIQEFGFPPSYEAERAYAAVRLYQMAVTKVGGTDKEGIVNALKTISTEDDSLPAGAFSMRPEDHQGIFNIVWGRMSRHMRAIGPRNRHVMRSLEDIRVLSPSDLALPTGDCRGK
- a CDS encoding nitrous oxide reductase accessory protein NosL; protein product: MKYKCKEMLILLCVGMAFVSCGGTDPVPVEIYPEEDVCETCRMLITDQRFASECLMKKGRAKKFDDVICMIRYFDMAATLGIAKREDVRAYFVKDYDSKEWVDARKAHFVKANVVTVMGYGVVAFKNSDRAAQFARDFSGQLLTFDGLWEIYKRPNAEKEITIKDGVMNPDVVTVKFGDLVEIRLNVEDDKSYRIAVKGYDNEGVFPIASKGHPAFLRLNAVRPGADFAFIEMESGGILGKFRVEGAHFQEELKRK